One Eubacteriales bacterium mix99 genomic window carries:
- a CDS encoding glycerate kinase: MRKAVIIPDSFKGTLSSVGICRILGDKIREHFPHCEVVTIPVADGGEGSVDCFLEALGGEKVSVSVKNPFFEELDSFYGLLQDGRTAVVEMAACAGLPLAEGRKDPCKTTTYGVGQLILDAAERGAGKIIVGLGGSSTNDGGCGAAAAVGVKFYNAENEEFVPVGGTLKEIERIDLSGRAGILDGIEIITMCDIDNPMYGPAGASHVFGPQKGADPQMVSQLEEGIRHLADVIKRDLHQDLGETPGAGAAGAMGAGMIAFFRSKLQMGIETVLDTVHFDSVISDADMVFTGEGKMDGQSLRGKVVIGVAGRAQKQNVPVTVIVGGAEEGIDAAYNLGVSSVFTINRMPEAFETSRCKSEENLAFTMDNILRLMKSVSKT, translated from the coding sequence ATGAGAAAAGCAGTCATCATTCCCGATTCTTTTAAGGGGACATTGAGCTCTGTGGGAATATGCAGAATTTTAGGCGATAAAATAAGGGAACATTTCCCGCACTGTGAAGTCGTCACCATTCCTGTGGCGGATGGCGGGGAAGGCAGCGTCGATTGTTTTCTGGAAGCATTGGGCGGAGAAAAGGTTTCCGTTTCGGTAAAGAATCCCTTTTTTGAAGAGTTGGATTCCTTTTACGGACTATTGCAGGATGGCAGGACAGCGGTGGTTGAGATGGCTGCCTGTGCAGGACTGCCCCTGGCAGAAGGCCGGAAGGATCCCTGCAAAACCACTACCTATGGAGTTGGGCAGCTTATTCTGGATGCGGCAGAAAGAGGGGCCGGAAAGATCATTGTCGGGCTTGGCGGCAGCAGTACAAATGATGGTGGCTGCGGAGCTGCTGCTGCGGTCGGCGTGAAGTTTTACAATGCGGAAAATGAGGAATTCGTTCCGGTTGGCGGAACCCTGAAGGAGATTGAGCGGATTGATCTGTCCGGCCGGGCAGGAATTCTGGATGGCATTGAGATCATTACGATGTGTGACATTGACAATCCGATGTACGGGCCAGCAGGGGCTTCTCATGTGTTTGGACCGCAGAAAGGTGCGGACCCCCAAATGGTTTCGCAGCTGGAGGAAGGAATTCGGCATCTGGCGGATGTGATCAAAAGGGATCTCCATCAGGATTTGGGAGAGACTCCGGGAGCCGGGGCAGCAGGCGCCATGGGAGCGGGAATGATCGCATTCTTTCGTTCGAAGCTGCAGATGGGCATCGAAACGGTTCTGGATACAGTTCATTTCGATTCTGTCATTTCAGATGCGGATATGGTATTTACCGGGGAAGGGAAAATGGATGGGCAGAGCCTCCGGGGAAAGGTTGTGATCGGGGTAGCCGGGAGAGCCCAAAAGCAAAATGTCCCGGTTACCGTGATTGTCGGCGGGGCGGAGGAAGGTATTGATGCGGCATATAACCTGGGAGTATCCTCTGTCTTTACGATTAACCGAATGCCGGAAGCTTTTGAGACCAGCCGCTGCAAAAGTGAGGAAAACCTGGCTTTCACGATGGATAACATACTGCGGTTGATGAAAAGTGTGTCCAAAACCTGA